A genomic segment from Methanolobus zinderi encodes:
- a CDS encoding DUF4304 domain-containing protein, whose product MKASEFKKLLKNEFSPALRNLGFKGSGFNYRKITNEHYIYTATVQSCTWGEGCWIELGVTTDFLPDTLGKEIDVKKVTPYKCEFRKRLKSPTSTINDSMWPYGNTEDEANLSIEEMIQVFETEGIAYFDKFKNFPEPLSSITVEDIVTDIPRKNGLREYSMTEVRLALTLARVHTFLGNKNEAIELCNWGLENIGRGIGLIEVFEDIKRKNMN is encoded by the coding sequence ATGAAGGCATCAGAATTCAAGAAACTGCTTAAAAATGAGTTTTCACCAGCTCTTCGAAATCTGGGATTCAAAGGTTCAGGATTTAATTACCGAAAAATAACCAATGAACATTATATCTATACTGCTACTGTCCAATCTTGTACATGGGGAGAAGGATGCTGGATTGAATTAGGAGTTACAACAGACTTTTTACCTGACACCCTAGGAAAAGAGATTGATGTTAAAAAAGTGACTCCATACAAATGTGAGTTCAGAAAGAGATTAAAATCTCCAACTAGCACAATAAATGATTCTATGTGGCCATACGGAAATACAGAAGATGAAGCTAATTTAAGCATAGAAGAAATGATTCAGGTCTTTGAAACAGAGGGAATTGCTTACTTTGATAAATTCAAAAACTTCCCAGAACCTTTGTCATCAATAACTGTTGAAGACATTGTTACCGATATTCCAAGAAAGAATGGATTAAGAGAATATTCAATGACTGAAGTAAGATTAGCATTAACACTTGCACGAGTTCATACTTTCCTGGGCAATAAGAATGAAGCAATTGAATTATGCAATTGGGGATTGGAGAATATTGGTCGAGGTATAGGGTTAATAGAAGTATTTGAAGACATTAAAAGAAAAAACATGAATTAA
- a CDS encoding ATP-dependent DNA ligase, whose protein sequence is MTSFREFAEACKVIEDTPGSLEMTSQVAELLDRVSIEELPIVTHFVMGEVFPAWSSEDIGVGAGILYSALAKSSGFSVDEIEDIVKETGDIGKTAVRALGKNSNGQATFSSFLTELDELSVTEVFQRFQSISKASGKGSQTAKIKNLQYLFNSASPEEVSYIARLAVEDMRIGVGEGIVRDAIAAAFYVPVEVVERGFMLTNDLGLVATTAKQGGVEAVSGLDMQLNRPIRMMLAQVAPTLEAAISDIGTPAIEWKFDGARVQIHKDGDNVKLYSRRLEDISNSLPDIVASIKKYVHADSAILDGEAVAIDENGHPRAFQDILKRFRRKYDIQLTAKEIPLTLNIFDIMYLNGENLLDEPLIRRRELLESCVENADSIRVDSQVVTDDPEMINEIYSKALKAGHEGIMIKNPESPYSPGKRGKNWLKKKPVMETLDLVVIGAEWGYGRRTSYIGSYALACHDPETGRFLPVGKVATGFSDEQLAELTALFSDLIIMEAGKKIEVKPEIIFEIAFEEIQKSTNYESGYALRFPRLVNVRDDKSLEDVESIGRIEEMYRMQRERS, encoded by the coding sequence ATGACCAGCTTTAGAGAATTCGCAGAGGCCTGTAAAGTAATTGAAGATACTCCGGGCTCACTTGAGATGACCTCACAGGTTGCTGAGCTGCTGGACAGGGTAAGCATAGAGGAGCTTCCCATAGTAACTCATTTTGTGATGGGTGAGGTCTTTCCTGCGTGGAGTAGCGAGGATATAGGTGTCGGTGCGGGAATTCTTTATTCAGCCCTTGCAAAATCGTCCGGTTTCTCAGTTGATGAGATCGAGGATATTGTGAAGGAGACGGGTGATATAGGCAAGACCGCTGTCAGAGCGCTTGGCAAGAATTCGAATGGACAGGCAACGTTCTCATCCTTTTTAACTGAGCTTGATGAGCTTTCGGTGACAGAGGTATTCCAGCGTTTCCAATCCATATCAAAGGCATCGGGAAAAGGATCACAGACAGCAAAGATAAAAAACCTCCAATATCTTTTCAACTCGGCTTCTCCTGAGGAAGTAAGCTATATTGCAAGGCTTGCAGTTGAGGATATGCGCATAGGCGTGGGAGAAGGTATAGTGCGCGATGCCATAGCAGCTGCTTTTTATGTTCCGGTCGAAGTTGTAGAACGCGGATTCATGCTCACAAATGATCTCGGGCTTGTGGCAACCACTGCAAAGCAGGGAGGCGTGGAAGCTGTTTCAGGGCTTGACATGCAACTGAATCGTCCCATAAGGATGATGCTTGCACAGGTGGCACCCACACTGGAGGCCGCCATCTCGGATATAGGCACACCTGCAATCGAGTGGAAATTCGATGGTGCAAGGGTCCAGATCCACAAGGACGGGGACAATGTGAAACTCTACTCTCGCCGCCTTGAGGATATAAGCAATTCACTGCCTGATATTGTAGCCTCTATCAAAAAGTATGTTCATGCGGATTCTGCGATACTTGACGGAGAAGCAGTGGCGATTGATGAGAACGGACATCCACGGGCTTTTCAGGATATACTGAAACGTTTCAGAAGAAAATACGATATTCAACTGACCGCAAAAGAAATTCCCCTTACTCTGAATATCTTTGATATCATGTATCTTAACGGGGAAAATCTTCTTGATGAGCCTCTTATCAGGAGAAGAGAACTGCTTGAAAGCTGTGTCGAGAATGCGGATTCTATTCGGGTGGACAGCCAGGTTGTAACGGACGATCCGGAAATGATCAATGAGATCTACTCGAAGGCTCTCAAGGCAGGCCATGAGGGAATAATGATAAAGAATCCAGAGTCTCCCTATTCTCCCGGTAAACGTGGTAAGAACTGGCTGAAGAAAAAACCCGTGATGGAAACACTGGACCTTGTGGTCATAGGTGCCGAATGGGGATACGGAAGGCGTACCAGCTATATAGGTTCCTATGCACTTGCATGCCATGATCCCGAAACCGGCCGTTTCCTGCCTGTTGGTAAGGTGGCAACCGGTTTTTCCGATGAACAACTGGCTGAACTTACCGCTCTTTTCTCGGATCTGATAATAATGGAAGCAGGAAAGAAGATTGAAGTCAAACCTGAGATAATCTTTGAGATAGCCTTCGAAGAGATCCAGAAAAGCACCAATTACGAATCCGGCTATGCTCTACGTTTTCCGAGACTTGTTAATGTCCGGGATGACAAATCCCTTGAAGATGTCGAGAGCATTGGGCGTATCGAGGAAATGTACAGGATGCAGAGGGAAAGAAGCTAA